A segment of the Microbacterium luteolum genome:
CCTGACCAGAGGTCTCGCGCAGAGCGGCGTACGACTGGGCCATGAACCACGAAGTTCCGCAGCCGACGACGGCGACGCGGGCCCCGAGGGCGGGAAGCAGACCCTGCTCGGCCTTCATGTCGGCGGCCGTCGCCCAGGTCTGGGGCTGCGAGCGGAGCTCTTCGCGCATGTGTGCGCCGGGCAGCGATTCAGTCATCGGAGTGCCTTTCTCGGGCGGATGTTGCATAGTTGTGATTGTTTGTAGCTTGATTCGATCATAGTATGTCGATCAGGAACATCAAGATCAGGTTTCTCTTGATTTGTTTGTTCCCTTGACAAATAATCGAACAAGTTCCACCACCCTGGCGGCGATTCCTGCCGTCGAACTCCGAGCCTCGGCTTGAACGATCGCAGCTGCCCCCGGCGAAGCGATCACCACGCACTGTCGCGTGATCGTGCTTGCGACTGTGCACCACACCCCGTCCGGACACGGGCTCCGCATCCGGAGCGGACACTCACAGTGAGGAATGCAATACACATGAAGAAGTCACTGCGGTTCGGCGCCGCCGCCATTGCGGCCGTCGCCACGCTCTCGCTCGCTTCGTGCGGGTTCGGCGGCTCGGCCGGAGACGGCGGAGGAGAGGACTCGAACACCATCGATCTCCTCGTGCCCAGCTACTCCGACGGGACCAAGGCGAACTGGGAGACCGTGATCGAGGGGTTCGAGAAGGCCAACCCCGACATCAAGGTCAAGCTCGAGGTCCAGTCGTGGGACAACCTCGAGAAGGTCGTCTCGACGAAGATCCAGGCGGGCGAGGCACCCGACATCTACAACGGCGGTCCGTTCGCCGGTTTCGTCGGCGATGAGCTGCTGTACCCGGTCGAGGATGTCGTGTCGAAGGACACGTTCGCCGACTTCCAGGACTCGTTCATCAAGAACGCCGAAGTCGACGGCACCGCGTACGCGCTGCCCCTGATCGCCTCGGCTCGTGCCCTGTTCGTCAACAACGCCCTGCTCGCGCAGGCCGGCGCCACGGCGCCCACCGACTGGGACTCGCTGCTCGACGCCGCGACGAAGGTCTCCGCGCTCGGTGGCGGTGTCGCCGGTTACGGCATGCCGCTCGGATCCGAAGAGGCGCAGGCCGAAGCGGCCGTGTGGCTGTGGGGCGGCGGCGGCTCGTTCGGCGACGCGTCCGAGATCACGATCGACACCCCCGAGAACCTCGTCGGTGCCGAGCAGATCAAGAAGATGATCGACGCCGGTGCGACCCAGGCTGACCCCGGCTCCACGCAGCGTTCGCCGCTGATGGACATCTTCATCCAGGGCAAGATCGGCATGCAGGTCGGCCTCCCGCCGACGGTCGGCCAGATCGAAGAGGGCAACCCCGACCTGGACTACTCCATCGTCCCGATCCCGACCAAGGACGGCTCGCCGTTCACGCTCGGCGTCATGGACCAGCTGATGGCGTTCCAGAACGACGGCGACAAGAAGGACGCGATCACCAAGTTCTTCGACTACTACTACTCGGCCGACGTCTACGTGCCGTGGGTGCAGGCCGAGGGCTTCCTGCCCGTCACGAAGTCCGGGTCCGAGCAGCTGTCCGGCGAGGAGGCCCTCAAGCCGTTCCTCGACGTGCTGCCCGACGCCCAGTTCTACCCGTCGACGAACGCGAAGTGGTCCGCCGCCGACGGTGCTTTCAAGTCGCTGTTCGGTCAGCTGCAGTCGAAGCCGGCTCAGGATGTCCTGACCGAGATCCAGGCGCAGGTCGACGCGGGCTGAGCCCGCTGAACGGAGAGGTTCGGGTATTCCCATGAGCCAGACGAAAGAGTCCTCGAACCTCGCGGGGGCGGCCACCGGCCGCCCCCGCACCCCCCGACGGAACGCCGTGCGCGGCAGGTCCGGGGGGAAAGATCTTCTTCAGGCGTTGCCCTGGATCGCGCCCGCGCTGCTGCTCATCATCGGCGTGGTGTTCTTCCCCGCCGGGGTGATGTTCTTCAACTCCACCCGCGACATCTCCCTCTCGGGCCTCGACAAGGGCTCGGTCGGGTTCGACAACTTCGCCACCGTGTTCGCGTTCGCGGAGTTCTGGCCGATCCTGGGCCGCACGGTCATCTGGGTCGTGTCGGTCGTCACGTTCACCGTCGTGATCTCCCTCGCCCTCGCACAGATCCTCAACAAGGCGTTCCCCGGGCGGCAGATCGTCCGCATGGCCGTCATCGTGCCGTGGGCAGCATCCGTCGTGATGACGACCATGGTGTTCTACTACAGCCTCGAGCCGTACTTCGGGGTGTTCAACAAGTTCCTCTACGACATCGGCCTCTCGGACGACGCCGTCGGATACGGGTGGACGAAGAACCCCGCGACCGCATTCGCCTGGTCGATCGTGATCGCGATCTTCGTATCGCTCCCGTTCACCACCTACACGATCCTCGCCGGCCTCCAGTCGGTGCCCGCGGATGCGATCGAGGCGGCGAAGATGGACGGCGCCGGTCCCGCCCGCACCTATTGGTCGATCGTGCTCCCGCAGCTGCGCAGCGCCCTGGCCGTGGCGGTGCTGATCAACATCATCAACGTGTTCAACTCCCTGCCGATCCTGAAGGTCATGACCGGGTCGATCCCGGGATACGGGGCCGACACGATCATGACGATGATCTTCAAGTACATCGAGCTGCAGAAGAAGGTCGACGTCGCCAGCGCCCTGTCCGTCGTCGCGTTCCTGATCGTGATCGTGATCGTCGCGATCTACGTCAAGGTCGTCAAGCCCATGAAGGAGGTCTGATCATGACCGTGACCGAGACCGAACTCGTCACCACCACCGGCCGCGGCGGACGCGCCCTCCCCCCACTGAACGGCCGCAAGCGCCGTTACACCGAAGACCAGGTCACCCTCCCGCGGGTCATCCTCCGCATGGCCGCCGGGTTCCTCGTCCTCGCGATCTTCGTGCTCCCGTACCTGATCATGTTCTTCGGGTCCGTGAAGACGAAACCGCAGATCCGCTCCGTCGACCCCACGTATCTCCCGATCGAATGGCACTGGGAGAACTACCTCACGATGTGGTCGACGCCCGAGACGCCCCTGCCCTACAACCTCATCTCCACGATCATCATCGCCGTGTTCGCGACCCTGCTCGTCCTCGTCGTGTCGCTGCCGGCCGCGTACTACACCGCCCGGTTCAAATTCCCCGGCCGCATGGTGTTCCTGTTCCTCGTCATCGTCACCCAGATGCTGCAGCCCGCGGTGCTCACCTCGGGCCTGTTCCGACAGTTCACAACCCTCGGCCTCGGTGACACGTGGGCGGCGATGATCTTCATCAACGCCGCGTTCAACCTCTCCTTCGCCGTCTGGATCATGCACTCCTTCTTCGCCGGCATCCCCAAAGAAGTCGACGAAGCAGCCCAGATCGACGGCGCCGGACGCTTCACCGTCCTGTTCAAGATCAACCTCCCCCTCGTCTGGCCCGGCATCGTCACCGCCATCGTGTTCACCTTCGTCGCCTGCTGGAACGAGTTCGCCGCCTCCCTCGTGATCCTCTCCACCGACAAGAACCAACCACTCTCCGTCGCGCTCACCAAGTTCGTCGGTCAGTACGAGACCAGCTGGCAGTACGTGTTCGGCGTCTCGATCGTCGCGATCCTGCCCGTCGTCATCCTCTTCATGCTCATCGAGAAGCGACTCGTCGGCGGACTCACCGCGGGCAGCGTCAAGTAGGGCAGTTCACACGCTCGAGTTCTGCGGCCATCGCTAACTTCTGCGGCCATCTCTACCCGGAATGGCCGCAGAAGTCACGCACGGCCGCGGAAGTCGCTCCGGTCGGGCACGCTCACGTACGCGCGGAGGGGCGCATCAGCGCGACGCCGAGCACACTGCCGAGCACGTGCCGACCCGGCCCCAGAGCCGGGTCGGAGTCGTGCGCGTAGCGGATCGGCGGGGATGCCGTCCCCTTGGGCCGGTTCTGCTCGAACCCGGAGCGCACAGCCGTCAGGAACGGCTCGCCGAGCAGCGGGGCACGCCCCACGATGACGATCTCGTGGGGGTCGGTGAGCCCCGAGAGGATCCGCAACGCGGCGGCGACGGACTCGGCGCCGAGCAGCATCCGATCCTCCGCGCCGTCGGCCCGCAGCAGCGCCTGCACGCCCTCCGGCTCCAGCTCGTCGTGGAAGTCGGGGCCGAGGATGGCGGTGAGGGAGGCGACCGCCTCGATGCACCCGTAGCCGCCGCACCGGCAGCGAACGCGGGAGCCGTTGCCGCCGAAGGCCACATGACCGATCTCACCCGCCCGATTGGTCGCGCCGGGGAGCACGCGGCCGTCGATCGTCACGGCGGCGCCGATGCCCTCGCCCATGCGCAGCACGAGCCGCTGCACCCCCGCGGCCTCGTCGATCACCGATTCGGTGAGAGCCTCGCCGTCGGCGTCGTTGAGGATGACGATGGGGAGGTCGGCCTCCGCTCGGACGAGTTCCGCCAGCGGCACATCCCTCCAGCCCAGGAGCACGCTCTCGCGCACGACAGCTCCGTCGGTGACGCCGGGGGACTGCAGGCACACGGCGAGAACGCGGTCGGGGAAGTCGCGCACGAGCTCGCCGGTCACCCGAGCGACATCCGCGGGCTGCACGCCGGACGCGTAGGTCGTCACGCGTGTGAGGACGCGCGTGCCGCTCAGATCGAGCAGCACGGCCTCCACGCTCTGCGCGCGGACGATGACGACGCACACGACGTAGTACGCGCGGTTGAGCTCCACGCGTGTGCCCGGCTTGCCGCCCGTGCTCTCGGCCTGCTCGCCCTCGACGACGAGACCGAGCGCGATCAGCTCGTTGACGAGGGATGACGTGGTGGCGGTCGTCAGGCCGGTCAGCCGGGCGAGGCTCGCGCGGGTCACCGAGTCGTCGGAGCCGATGAGCGCGAGCGCACGACGCAGGTGATCGCGGCGGATCTTCCCCTTGCCGTCCAGGAGGCCCTCCGCACCGCCGCCGAAGACCGACCGCTCGAGCCGCGCCCTCGTCCCTTGCACCTCTGCCAGCATCGACGTCCCGCTCCCCTTCGCGCCTGTTCGCGCCCGTTCGCCGCGGAACCTTGACACGCAGCCGCTCCAAACTCTACGCTAGCCCCACTTCGCTTACTCACTAAGTAAAGTCCCCCATCACGAGTTCCCCGCTTTCTCGATGCCGACAAGACAGGACCCGATGAACGTGCCCGAGACCTTGCTTCCCCCACGCCGCTCGCGTGCCCGATCCCTCCGCAGAGGCGGGGCGGCGATCCTCGCCCTCGCACTGACGCTTCCCCTCCTCCCGATGCTGTCCGCACCCGCGGCGGCGGCGGAGACGACCGTGATCGTCGACGACGCCGTCACCTCCACGACCGAGGGGTTCGAGTTCCCCGCCAAGTGGGTGGGAGACGCCGATCTCGATCCCACCAAGTGGATGAACGGCACGGAGCATTGGGTCCGCGCCGGCGACACCCCGAGCATGACCTTCCGCTTCACCGGCGTGCAGGCCGAGCTCCTCGGGAACACGGACCCCGCCCACGGCACCTACGCGTTCTCGGTCGACGGAGGCCCGGAGACGATCGTCGACGCGTACTCCGCGACGCGCCAGTATCAGCAGCTGCTCTTCTCGACCGGCGTCCTGCCGTCCGGGCCGCACACCGTCGTGCTGCGCGTGACCGGGGAGAAGAACCCCGCCGCCGCCCGCGCCGGCGCACAGATCGACTTCGCCCGCGTGACGAAAGAGCTCGTCGCCGCCACCGGTGTGTCCCTGGATCAGTCGCCGCTGACGCTCGAGGCGACCAGCACGGCGAAGGTCGAGGCGACGGTCACCCCGGCCGACGCGACCGACAAGACCGTCACGTGGTCCTCCGATGACGAGGGCGTGGCCGCGGTCGCAGCCGACGGCACGATCACCGCGGTCGCGGCGGGCGAGGCGACCATCACCGCCACCACGCGAGACGGCGGATTCACCGCCCACCGCACCGTCACCGTGACCGCCGCGCGCACAGAGCTGTCCGGAGCCGTGGCGGACACCAACTTCCACTACGTGACCACCAAGTCCTTCGACGACTACCGCCGCAAGTACTACTCCGATGTCGTGACGATGACCGAGACGGCATGGCAGGGGACGGCATGGCAGCAGGACCGCGTCAACGCGCAGTTCGTGCTCTGGAGCGCCGGCGAGGCCAAGACCGGCGTCCGCGTGGAAAGCGTGCACCTGACCGGCGCCGACGGCGCATCCCTCGACGACGGCATCACCGCCACCCTGGTCTCGACCGTGATGGCCGGACGCGGACGCCCGTCGCTCGGAAAGCCCCAGGAGCCGATCCCGGACATCCTCAAGCCCATCGCCTCTGTCGAGATGGCACCCCGCTCGGTGCAGCCTGTCTGGATGACGGTCGACGTGCCTGCCGATGCCGCGCCCGGCGTCTACGACGGCACGGTCGTCGTGGTCAGCGACCAGGGCGATCGCATCGAGCTGACCCTCGGACTCGAAGTCCTCGACCTCCGACTCCCGGCCGCAGGCGACTGGGAGCAGTTCGTCGACCTGTGGCAGAACCCGTACGCGGTCGCCCGCACCGAGGGCATCCCGCACGACCAGCTCTGGAGCGACGCGCACTTCGCCGCCATGCTGCCGCACTACCAGCGCCTGCGGGACGCCGGTCAGGACGTCATCACGACGACCGTGGTCAAGGACCCCTGGGCGTCACAGACCTACGACCCGTACGAGTCGATGGTCGAGTGGACGAAGAACGCCGACGGCACCTGGTCCTTCGACTTCAGCGTCTTCGACCGATGGGTCGAGTTCATGATGGACGACGTCGGGATCGACGGCCAGATCGATGCGTACTCCATGGTCAACTGGGCGAGCAAGGTCGAGTACTTCGACGTCGCGCAGGACCGCCGGATCACCGCATCGGTGTCGGTCGGCACTCCCATCTGGCGTGAGATGTGGACCGCGTTCCTGGAGAAGTTCGGCCCGCACCTCGAGGAGAAGGGCTGGTTCGACATCACCTACATGGCGATGGACGAGCGCGCACTGGACGACATCCTCCAGGCGGTCGATCTCATCGACGAGGCAGCACCCGGCCTCAAGGTCGGCGCCGCGATGAACTACAACAGCCTGCATGATCCGCGCCTCGACCGGATCGACAAGATCTCGGTCTCGGCGGACAACGTGCTCATCGGCGACGAGGAGTTCGAGACCGTCGCCGCGCACCGCCGCGAGCTCGGACTGATCACGAGCATCTACTACTGCGTCGGCATCTACCCGAACACCTTCGTGCGATCGAACCTCGCCGAGGCGGTCTGGGGGCAGTGGAAGACGACGGCGACGGCATCCGACGGCTACCTCCGCTGGGCGTACGACAGCTTCGTCGAGGATCCGTTCACCACCGTCGACTTCAAGACCTGGGAATCGGGAGACGCGGCGCAGGTGTACCCGCACGACATCTCATCGGTCCGCTGGGAGCACATGAACGAGGGGATCCGAGACGCCGAGAAGGTCCGGTGGCTCTCCGCCAGATCGACGGATGCCGCAGCCACACTGAACGCCGCCATGGCGGAGATGGCGAACCCCGGCTTCAAGAAGGATCCCTTCGGCGGCGTCATCGACCCGGGTGACGTCGACATCCCCGCCGAGGTCGACCGGCTGCAGGCGGCGCTCGACGCGGCGACGCGGACGTATCTCGCCGACCGGGAAGCGGCCTTCGACGTGTCGATCTCGGACACCGCGCTCACGGTCGAGACTCCGGCCACCGCGACGGTGACCGGGCTCGAGCCGGGGACGACCGCGACGTTCGAGCTGCACTCCGACCCGGTGCTGCTCGGCACAGCCACGGCGGATGCCGATGGCACGGCCCGCCTCGCCTTCACGGTGCCGACGGTGCCGGTCGGTGCGCATGCCCTGGTGGTGAGCGCACGCGACGCGGCGGGCACACCCGGCAGCATCTCGGTCGCCGTCACGGTGCGTGCGGCGCCGAACCCCGGCGGAGGCGGCGACGGCTCCACCGGGTCCGGGTCCGGCGCGGGCTCCGGCTCCGGCTCATCGAACGGCAGTGCTCTGGCCACCACCGGCCAGGACCCTGCACTGATCACGACGGCCATCCTCCTGGCAGTGCTTCTCCTCGCAGGAGGCGCCGTCGCCGTCCGACGCAGGCGTTCCCCCCGCGCCTGATCGGGCTTCCCCATGGGCCGTCACCGCCTCCCCCTCAGCGGCGGTGACGGCCCTTCTTCGCGCTCACGCGCGTCGAACGGTCACAGAGGCAAGAGCCGCAGGACGCGACCCCGCTCGCGTCAGGGGCGAGGAGCGGATGCCGCGAGCAGCTGCTCCGGGCTCCATCGCACGCCGAGCGCCGACGTCAGCGCGGCCTGGGCGGCACCGGCGGAGAGCGCGACGCGCGGGTCGGCGTAGCGGATGGGCACCTGCGCTGTACCCCGCGACGAATAGTCCGTCTCGCTGCGCACGCGCTCGAGGAAGCGGGGCCCGAGTACGGTGGCCGGACCCCCGATGACGACCTCCGTCGGATCGAGGAGCGCGCTGATGAGCTTGACGGCGCGGGCGAGCGCGCGGGCGCCGTCGTCCAGCTGCCGCGGGTCGGCACGAGCGGCGAGCACCGCGATCTCCGCAGCATCCATCGCGTCGGAGAAGCCCTCGCCGAGCATGGCGCCCATGGCGGATGCCGATTCGAGGCACCCGCGCCGTCCGCAACTGCAGTCCCGCGCCGCCTCACCGAACACCACCTGCACGTGGCCGATCTCCCCGGCCCGGTCGCGCGGCCCCGGGGCAAGCTCGCCGTCGAGGGTCACCGCGGCGCCGATCCCGCCGCCGATGTGGATGAAGAGCCGGTAGCCCGCGGGGGACTCCTCCCGCCCCGCCTCGGCGATGGCCTCGGCATCGACGTCGTTGACCAACAGGACCGGTGCCTTCAGGACGCGTTCGAATCGCTCGGCCAGGGGCAGGTCCTGCCACTTCAGCTGCACGCTCTCGAGCACCGAACGGCCGTCCGTGGTGCCGGGGAGCTGCACTCCGGCGGCGAGCAGGCGGTCGCCGAACTCGACGGCCACGGCCGCGACCGCGGCATCGAGCACGCGGTCGCGGTCCTCCGCCGAGTAGGTCACGCGCCGGACATCGACCTCGGTGCCGTCGAGGGCGACGAGCGCGATGTGCGCATGGCGGGGCTGGATCACGATGACGAGGATGAGATGGTGACTCGCGTCGATGCTGAGGGTCGTCGCCCGCTTTCCGCCGGTGCTCGCCGCCTGTTCCCCCTCGACGATGAGGCGGTTCTCGAGCAGCTCGGCGACCAGCGACGACGCGGTGGCCGCGGTCAGCCCCGTCGACCGTGCGATCCCGGCCCTGGTCTGCACGCCGGGATTGCGGAAGACCAGCTGCAGCGCCCGCCGCAGGTTGGCGCGCCGCACCGAGGCCTGGGTGTCGAGGGCGTCATCCGAGTTGAGCATGGGTTCCGTTCAGGCTCTCGCGAGCGAGCTGTTGACAGATCGAGCTACGATCCGTAGTCTCTCCGTAAGTTTATTCATTGAACTTAGTTGGCCGAAAGGCCTCCCCCAGCTCCGGACGGGCGAGTGCTGCACACACCGTCGCCCGTCCGGCACTTCTTCTCAGCGGCCCTCAGCCGCCTCGGTGTGGTGGCGGATGACCTCGGCCACCACGAAGTTGAACCACTTCTCCGCGAACTCCGGATCGAGATGCGCCTCTTCCGCGAGCGCACGGAGGCGCGCGACCTGCTGCTCCTCCCGATTCGGATCGGATGCGGGCATCTCGTGCTCGGCCTTCAGATGCCCGACCTGCTGGGTGGCGCGGAAGCGCTCGGCCAGCATGAAGATCAGCGCGGCGTCGATGTTGTCGATGCTGGCGCGAAGTCGGAGCAGTTCGGCCTTCGGGTCCTCAGCGGCTGTCATTCCCCTACTCTAGAGCCGCCGAACGCCCGTGTTCCGACGACGCCCACCGCTATCGTGAGCACATGAGCAACGAAGAGTCGCCGGCCTCCGCACCCACCGACGGCGTGGCATCCGAGACCCCGACCGATGCCCCCGGCGGACCGACGACCGAGACTGTTCCGCGTCCCGTCGTCGAGCCCATGGCACCGCGTGGATCGTTCTGGACCCGCATCGATCGCCCCTTCGTCTTCGGCTTCCTCGTGACACTCGGCGGCCTCGGCGCGGTCGTGCTGGGCCTGGCCCTCACGAGCCTCTCGACGGTCCTCATCTACATCGCCCTCGCCCTCTTCGCGGCTCTCGGTCTCGACCCCGCGGTTCGCCTGCTCGAGCGTCGCGGCCTGTCCCGGGCCATCGCGGTCCTCGTCGTGACCCTCGGCCTCATCGTGGTGTTCGCCCTCCTGCTGTGGATGGTCATCCCGATCGTCGTCGACCAGATCTCGAGCTTCGTCCGCTCGGTGCCCGGCATGGTCCAGGAGTTCACCCGGAGCGATCTCTACGCCACCCTGGAGAGGCAGTTCGGCGAGCAGTTCCAGGATCTGGTCGCGGAGGTGCAGAAGTTCCTCTCGGACTTCGGCAACCTCGCCACCATCGGCGGCGGTGCGCTGAAGGTCGGCGCATCGATCGCCACCGGGATCTCTGGCACGATCATCGTGATCGTGCTGACGCTCTACTTCCTCGCGAGCCTCTCCGGGATCAAGGCCAGCCTGCTGCGTCTCGCGCCGGCCCGCGACCGCGCCCGCGCCGGTGACATCACCGACCAGATCACCGACTCGGTCGGCGGCTATGTCATGGGGATGGTGGTGCTCGCGTTCTTCAACGCGCTGCTCGCCTTCCTGCTCTACTTCTTCCTCGGCCTGCCGTTCCCCCCGCTGATGGCGACCGTCGCCTTCTGCATCACGCTGATCCCGCTCGTCGGCTCCGTGATGTTCTGGATCATCGGCACCGGCATCGCGCTCTTCACCAACCCGATCGGCGCGCTGGTCTTCGCGATCGTCTACCTGATCTACATGCAGATCGAGGCCTACGTCATCACGCCGCGCGTCATGAACCGCGCGATCTCGATCCCCGGCTCGCTCGTGGTCATCGGCGCCCTCGCCGGCGGCACTCTGCTCGGGCTGCTCGGCGCGCTCGTGGCCGTGCCGGTCACGGCATCCATCCTCATCATCATCAAGCAGGTCTGGGTCCCGCGCCAGGACGCCCGGATCTAGCACCCGAAAACGCAGAAGTGCCCGGACCGCTGCAGGAATCAGCAACAGGTCCGGGCACTTCTTGAACGAGAGACTCAGACGAGGTCGTTGTCCTCGAGCCACTTCTTCGCGATGTCGGCCGACGACTGCTGGTCGACCGTGCTCAGCACGTTCAGCGACACGAGCTCCTCGGCCGTCAGCTTCGCGCTGATGGCGTTGAGCACATCCGACACCTTGTCGGCGATGTCGCTCGAGACGATCGGCACGACGTTCGACGAGATGATCAGGTTCTTCGGGTCTTCGAGCGCGACGATGTCCTCGGTCTCGAAGGCAGGGTCTGCGGTGTAGATGTCCGCGACCTGGATCTCACCGGCGAGCAGCGACTCGAGCGTCGTCGGGCCGGTGGCCGAGAACGCCAGGTCGACGCCGTAGACCTCCTTGGCGGCGGCCGGGTTGTACGGACGCTGCTCGAACTCCGGCGGGGCGCCGATCGTGACGGTCGAGGTGACGTTCTTGAGGTCTTCGATCGTCTTGAGGTTGTTGGCCTCGGCGAAGCTCTTGAGCACCGTGTAGGTGTCCTGGTCGGACGCCTCGGCGTAGTCGAGGGCGGTCAGGCCCTCGGGCAGCGCCTCGGTGAGGGCCGTGTAGACGTCTTCCGGCGAGGTGACATCGATCTCGTCGTCCGAGAGGTACTCCAGCAGGCTGCCGGTGTACTCGGGGAAGACGTCGATCTCACCGGACTCGACCTCGGGCATGTACGCGTCGCGCTGACCGATGTTGAGCTTCGTCTCGACCGTGAAGCCGGCACCCTCGAGCGCCTGGGCGTAGATCTCGGCGATGATCTCGTTGGAGTAGTACCCCTGCGAGCCGACGACGATCGTCTCGGAGTCGCCCGATCCGGATCCGGCGTCGCTCGACGGCTCGTCGAGCGGGTTGCCGCCGCAGGCGGACAGGGCGAGTGTCGCCGCGGCCACCAGGCCGACGGCGA
Coding sequences within it:
- a CDS encoding ABC transporter substrate-binding protein, encoding MFTARGKRSVLAVGLVAAATLALSACGGNPLDEPSSDAGSGSGDSETIVVGSQGYYSNEIIAEIYAQALEGAGFTVETKLNIGQRDAYMPEVESGEIDVFPEYTGSLLEYLSDDEIDVTSPEDVYTALTEALPEGLTALDYAEASDQDTYTVLKSFAEANNLKTIEDLKNVTSTVTIGAPPEFEQRPYNPAAAKEVYGVDLAFSATGPTTLESLLAGEIQVADIYTADPAFETEDIVALEDPKNLIISSNVVPIVSSDIADKVSDVLNAISAKLTAEELVSLNVLSTVDQQSSADIAKKWLEDNDLV